Proteins found in one Oribacterium sp. oral taxon 102 genomic segment:
- a CDS encoding late competence development ComFB family protein, whose amino-acid sequence MAKKISKSNKTSHVLNLLTNGTETETGKAEQLAETLTSSPEETGAENAPAPRKRRGVSSAVKRKDTEPESRVTVIDEASENDRLSGEIRRKLEESLRQGGMEPEEEGKPERGIEPVRQGTASSDSRKVAESLIKDGKAADEYDKKEISEAGAWRKESHKSFHIVNVMDVILRQQDIPGFMAQYGCCTCERCVTDVTALALTRLPAKYVVLEKDVTSPMIGFYQSRYRTEILASLLRACLTVKEVPRHDR is encoded by the coding sequence TTGGCGAAGAAAATAAGTAAAAGCAACAAAACCTCCCATGTCCTGAATCTTCTGACCAATGGTACGGAGACAGAGACGGGAAAAGCGGAACAGCTGGCAGAGACACTTACTTCTTCTCCGGAGGAGACGGGAGCGGAAAACGCTCCGGCGCCCCGGAAGAGAAGGGGTGTTTCTTCTGCTGTAAAGAGAAAGGATACGGAGCCGGAGAGCCGGGTGACCGTCATCGACGAGGCGTCGGAGAACGACAGGCTTTCCGGAGAGATCCGGAGGAAGCTGGAGGAGAGCCTGCGTCAGGGAGGAATGGAGCCGGAAGAGGAGGGAAAGCCGGAGCGGGGGATAGAGCCTGTTCGGCAGGGTACGGCCTCCTCGGATTCCCGGAAAGTGGCAGAATCGCTAATAAAAGACGGAAAAGCTGCCGATGAATATGATAAGAAAGAAATTTCGGAGGCAGGAGCATGGCGGAAGGAGTCCCATAAGTCGTTTCATATCGTTAACGTGATGGATGTGATCCTTCGGCAGCAGGATATCCCGGGCTTTATGGCACAGTATGGCTGCTGCACCTGCGAGAGGTGTGTGACGGATGTGACGGCGCTGGCGCTGACGAGGCTGCCGGCGAAATACGTCGTGCTGGAGAAGGATGTGACTTCTCCGATGATCGGATTTTACCAGAGCCGTTATCGCACAGAGATCCTCGCCTCCTTGCTGAGAGCGTGCCTCACGGTGAAGGAAGTCCCGCGGCACGA
- a CDS encoding flagellar hook-basal body complex protein: MNMSFYTGMLGASAAEKRLGVVGNNLANVNNDGFKPKDAVFSELINYNLNAGREERTELQAGASACVVRTNTNFSPSALRSTGSLTDYAIGDRNAFFKLRDPASGKISYTRDGHFHAGELEEGRFYLLSQSGKQVLDQNGEPFRAESAAGIERIMRDAAIRDGLETEEEQEETEEAEKPYLAVYTLRFPSRLNNVGNNEFQLREEDSAVNTERLLRHPSLTRGALESSGTDLAKEMTHLIESQRAFSYALKMVQTSDEVEGTINQLRS; this comes from the coding sequence ATGAATATGTCCTTCTACACCGGAATGCTCGGCGCAAGCGCCGCGGAGAAGCGGCTCGGCGTGGTCGGTAACAACCTCGCCAATGTGAATAACGACGGCTTCAAGCCCAAGGACGCGGTATTTTCCGAGCTTATCAACTACAATTTGAATGCCGGAAGGGAGGAGAGGACAGAGCTGCAGGCAGGCGCGAGCGCCTGCGTCGTCCGTACCAATACAAATTTCTCGCCCTCCGCCCTTCGTTCGACTGGCAGCCTGACCGACTATGCAATCGGAGACAGGAATGCCTTCTTCAAGCTGCGGGATCCGGCGAGCGGGAAAATCAGCTATACAAGAGACGGGCATTTCCATGCCGGCGAGCTGGAGGAGGGGCGCTTCTATCTACTGAGTCAGAGCGGAAAGCAGGTGCTCGACCAGAACGGCGAGCCGTTCCGCGCAGAGAGCGCGGCGGGGATAGAGCGGATCATGAGAGATGCCGCCATACGGGACGGCCTGGAGACGGAGGAGGAGCAGGAGGAGACAGAGGAAGCGGAAAAACCCTACCTTGCCGTTTATACTCTGCGTTTTCCGAGCCGATTAAATAATGTGGGAAACAATGAGTTTCAGCTTCGGGAGGAGGACAGCGCCGTGAATACGGAACGCCTGCTCAGGCATCCTTCTCTTACTCGCGGCGCACTCGAGAGCTCCGGCACGGATCTCGCGAAGGAAATGACGCATCTTATCGAGAGCCAAAGGGCGTTTTCCTACGCTCTGAAGATGGTGCAGACCTCCGATGAGGTAGAGGGCACCATTAACCAGCTGAGAAGCTGA
- a CDS encoding chemotaxis protein, which translates to MKKRNEKEGILLESGTNEIEIMKFCVQGEFYGINVAKVKEIMMTEKVKPMPHSHPSVEGFFKPRETLITVINLANYLTGETPEQGDRDLFIITSFNKMIVAFRVDSIEGISRISWNAIQKPDKTLANGQEGVATGIAQCDELLVTILDFEKIVAEISPESSIQLSEIEEMGVRSQNDAQIVIAEDSVLLQKMILAALGKAGFTHITMCNNGQEAWDYLSALRDDPQLYEKVNLLITDLEMPMMDGHRLTKLVKSDLRLKRLPVVIFSSLINEEMRRKGKSVGADEQLSKPEIGHLVEVLDILIDRFRKEQAS; encoded by the coding sequence ATGAAAAAAAGGAACGAAAAAGAGGGAATCCTTCTGGAGTCTGGAACGAATGAAATCGAGATCATGAAGTTCTGCGTACAGGGAGAGTTCTACGGCATCAATGTTGCGAAGGTCAAGGAGATCATGATGACCGAGAAGGTGAAGCCGATGCCGCATTCCCATCCTTCGGTCGAGGGCTTTTTCAAGCCGCGCGAGACGCTGATTACCGTCATCAATCTGGCGAACTATCTGACCGGTGAGACGCCGGAGCAGGGAGATCGGGATCTCTTCATCATTACGAGCTTCAACAAGATGATCGTGGCGTTCCGCGTTGATTCCATCGAGGGGATCAGCCGCATTTCGTGGAACGCGATACAGAAGCCGGATAAGACGCTGGCAAACGGACAGGAGGGGGTCGCGACAGGCATCGCGCAGTGTGACGAGCTGCTCGTCACCATTCTTGACTTCGAGAAGATCGTAGCGGAGATCTCGCCGGAGAGCTCGATTCAGCTCTCCGAGATCGAGGAGATGGGGGTACGGAGCCAGAACGATGCGCAGATCGTCATTGCCGAGGACTCTGTGCTGCTTCAGAAGATGATCCTCGCCGCACTGGGGAAGGCCGGCTTTACACATATCACGATGTGCAACAACGGGCAGGAGGCGTGGGATTATCTAAGCGCCCTGCGCGATGACCCGCAGCTTTATGAGAAGGTCAACCTTCTGATCACGGATCTGGAGATGCCGATGATGGACGGGCACCGGCTGACGAAGCTGGTGAAGTCTGATCTTCGGCTGAAGAGGCTGCCGGTGGTGATCTTCTCCTCCCTTATCAATGAAGAGATGCGGCGGAAGGGCAAGAGCGTCGGCGCGGACGAGCAGCTCTCGAAGCCGGAAATCGGGCATCTGGTCGAGGTTCTGGATATTCTGATCGACCGCTTCCGGAAGGAACAGGCGTCGTAA
- a CDS encoding flagellar hook-basal body protein, giving the protein MYQGFYDLASGMLTQRRNLNNISNNMTNLQTAGYKKDTLVSSSFREEMLLRTGRHNKENPTELAVTSKINSAARTYTDYEQGSFDMTDGSFDFALSGRGFFAIETAAGTRYTRNGAFSLDREGYLELAGIGRVLGEDGQPIRLPDESFSAASDGRLLRVKQRTQDGTEGEESDTEEEENEDIVLGRLRIVDFADYTALHKEDNGIFSTEQAAVAPPAGTQLQWKMLERSNVDMVQEMTSMMSSQRALQSAAQMLKMYDSVLSRASTEVGRL; this is encoded by the coding sequence ATGTATCAGGGCTTTTATGATCTCGCGTCCGGGATGCTGACACAGCGCCGGAACCTGAACAATATCAGCAACAACATGACGAATCTGCAAACTGCGGGCTACAAGAAGGACACCCTGGTCAGCAGCAGCTTCCGGGAGGAAATGCTGCTGCGGACGGGGCGTCACAACAAGGAGAATCCCACGGAGCTTGCGGTCACGAGCAAGATCAATTCTGCGGCGCGAACCTATACGGACTATGAGCAGGGCTCCTTCGACATGACAGACGGCAGCTTCGACTTCGCGCTGAGCGGCAGGGGCTTCTTCGCAATCGAAACGGCAGCAGGGACGCGTTATACGAGGAACGGCGCGTTCTCACTGGATCGGGAGGGCTATCTCGAGCTTGCCGGGATCGGACGGGTGCTCGGGGAGGACGGACAGCCGATCCGCCTGCCGGACGAAAGCTTCTCCGCAGCATCGGACGGACGTCTCCTCCGGGTGAAGCAAAGGACGCAGGATGGTACGGAGGGGGAGGAGAGCGATACGGAGGAGGAAGAGAACGAGGATATCGTACTCGGGAGGCTCCGGATCGTAGACTTCGCGGACTATACTGCACTGCACAAGGAGGATAACGGGATCTTCTCGACGGAGCAGGCAGCCGTCGCGCCTCCCGCGGGAACGCAGCTTCAGTGGAAGATGCTGGAACGCTCCAATGTGGATATGGTGCAGGAGATGACGAGCATGATGTCCAGCCAGAGGGCGCTGCAAAGTGCGGCGCAGATGCTGAAAATGTACGATTCGGTGCTGAGCCGCGCCTCCACCGAGGTCGGAAGACTGTAA
- a CDS encoding ParA family protein: protein MSVIITVSNQKGGVGKTTTSGALCAGLANKGAKVLGVDLDPQGNLGFCMGLEGGSGATVLDALRGKVRVQQAIRRMPKYDILPSDISLSTSGLERLEPGKRERALREMLRPVMDYYDYIVIDTPPALNLLTINAYAVSDFLIIPMASDILSLVGLSQLRETIDSVRQELNSQLRVLGILINKFDRRTTLARDVVEMANQLAQQIGTRVFRTKIRNGVAIAEAPAHGEDIYSYNIRSGAVRDYAAFIEEIAEEIHLSEVTSFGEENK, encoded by the coding sequence TTGTCCGTCATTATCACAGTTTCAAATCAGAAGGGCGGGGTAGGGAAGACGACTACCTCCGGCGCGCTCTGTGCAGGACTTGCCAACAAGGGTGCGAAGGTACTCGGCGTCGATCTTGATCCGCAGGGAAATCTGGGCTTCTGCATGGGGCTGGAGGGAGGCAGCGGCGCGACCGTGCTGGATGCGCTCAGAGGCAAGGTGCGCGTGCAGCAGGCGATCCGGCGGATGCCGAAGTATGATATCCTTCCCTCCGACATCTCACTCTCGACCTCCGGGCTCGAGCGGCTGGAGCCGGGAAAGCGGGAGCGGGCGCTCAGAGAGATGCTCCGTCCGGTAATGGATTACTATGACTATATCGTCATTGATACCCCGCCGGCACTGAATCTGCTGACGATCAACGCCTATGCGGTGTCGGATTTCCTGATTATTCCGATGGCATCGGATATCCTGAGTCTGGTGGGGCTTTCCCAGCTTCGGGAGACCATAGATTCCGTCCGGCAGGAGCTGAACAGTCAGCTTCGGGTGCTGGGTATTCTGATCAATAAGTTCGACCGACGCACCACGCTGGCACGTGACGTCGTGGAGATGGCAAATCAGCTCGCACAGCAGATCGGGACGAGGGTTTTCCGAACGAAGATTCGAAACGGTGTCGCGATCGCAGAGGCGCCGGCGCATGGGGAGGACATTTACAGTTATAACATCCGTTCCGGCGCTGTGCGGGACTATGCGGCGTTCATCGAGGAGATTGCGGAGGAGATCCATCTTTCGGAGGTGACGAGTTTTGGCGAAGAAAATAAGTAA
- a CDS encoding chemotaxis protein CheC, translating into MKIRRYEEMNLQELDVMKEIGSIGTSHAATALSKLVQKEVRITIPQVHILDYNQAVKRIGNEEEIVGATLVQMSGDLNGLMLFLYNADYANCVLERLLGRCYTGFEAMDEMAHSALTEAGNIIICSYVNAFTGLTGMDVSLSVPSSAVNMLGGILTVPMAELGNETDRLMSFDAEFLMEGRKLPSWLLMLPHMESLNEIMTRLGV; encoded by the coding sequence ATGAAAATCAGAAGATACGAGGAGATGAATCTTCAGGAGCTGGATGTGATGAAGGAGATCGGCTCCATCGGGACGAGCCACGCGGCGACCGCTCTGTCCAAGCTTGTACAGAAGGAGGTTCGCATCACGATCCCGCAGGTGCACATCTTAGACTACAACCAGGCGGTGAAGCGGATCGGCAATGAAGAGGAAATCGTCGGTGCCACGCTGGTACAGATGAGTGGTGACCTGAATGGGCTGATGCTCTTCCTCTATAACGCGGATTATGCGAACTGTGTGCTGGAACGGCTGTTGGGGCGCTGCTATACGGGCTTCGAGGCGATGGACGAGATGGCGCATTCTGCGCTGACGGAGGCGGGTAACATCATTATCTGTTCCTATGTCAACGCCTTTACAGGGCTGACGGGGATGGATGTCTCACTTTCGGTTCCGAGCAGCGCCGTCAATATGCTGGGCGGCATCCTGACCGTCCCGATGGCGGAGCTGGGCAATGAGACGGATCGGCTGATGTCCTTCGACGCGGAATTCCTGATGGAGGGCAGGAAGCTTCCGTCCTGGCTCCTGATGCTTCCGCATATGGAATCCCTCAATGAGATCATGACGAGGCTAGGGGTTTGA
- a CDS encoding chemotaxis protein CheD, translated as MDFEKQLKVGIGDMKLTRGEGCIITYALGSCIGISIYDPYIKLGSLLHIMLPERVNQSDMNLYKYADTGLRETIRKLSAFGAVKARSEVKIAGGAKMFEISGNQSFGNIGERNAAMVRKLLREEGLRLIAEDTGANYARTMSLNVATGDVLIRTYGRQDVHL; from the coding sequence ATGGATTTCGAGAAGCAACTGAAAGTCGGCATAGGAGATATGAAGCTTACCCGCGGAGAGGGCTGCATTATTACCTATGCCTTAGGCTCCTGTATTGGAATCAGCATATATGACCCCTATATCAAGCTGGGATCGCTGCTCCATATCATGCTGCCGGAGCGGGTAAACCAGTCTGATATGAATCTGTACAAGTATGCGGACACCGGACTCAGGGAGACGATCCGTAAGCTTTCCGCCTTCGGCGCGGTGAAGGCGAGGTCGGAGGTGAAGATTGCCGGAGGGGCGAAGATGTTCGAGATCAGCGGCAACCAGAGCTTCGGTAATATCGGGGAGCGCAACGCGGCGATGGTGCGGAAGCTGCTTCGGGAGGAAGGGCTGCGTCTCATAGCGGAGGATACCGGTGCGAACTATGCTCGTACCATGAGTCTTAATGTCGCGACAGGCGATGTGCTGATCCGGACCTACGGTAGACAGGACGTTCATTTATAA